One genomic region from Prunus persica cultivar Lovell chromosome G3, Prunus_persica_NCBIv2, whole genome shotgun sequence encodes:
- the LOC18782721 gene encoding calcium-binding protein PBP1, translating to MAGVGKRAVDDFEDLLPEMADKLGGEGLIRELCNGFQLLMDKDKGVITLESLRSNSALLGLQNLREDELVSMMRKGDMDGDGALNQMEFCVLMFRLSPELMEESWIWLEQAMQGEQDNKRRQS from the coding sequence ATGGCAGGAGTTGGCAAGAGGGCTGTTGATGATTTTGAGGATCTGCTGCCAGAGATGGCTGACAAGCTTGGCGGGGAGGGCCTGATCAGAGAGCTGTGCAATGGGTTCCAGCTGCTGATGGACAAGGACAAAGGGGTCATTACATTGGAGAGCTTGAGGAGCAACTCTGCTCTTCTTGGTCTGCAGAATTTGAGAGAAGATGAGCTTGTGAGCATGATGAGGAAAGGTGACATGGATGGCGATGGAGCTCTCAACCAGATGGAGTTTTGCGTTCTGATGTTCAGACTCAGCCCTGAGTTGATGGAGGAATCTTGGATTTGGCTTGAACAAGCGATGCAGGGGGAGCAAGATAATAAGAGACGTCAATCTTGA
- the LOC18783376 gene encoding receptor-like serine/threonine-protein kinase SD1-8 isoform X3: MDTKTNQKFLLSVIFLCLYMKTHVCLAADTITANQYLSGDQTIVSAGGVFELGFFKPVLKISDGNLLLFSKSKGSVWSTSATSSTTTSASGSVEAVLLDNGNLVLRADGSSASTKSEPLWQSFDHPADTWLPGSRIGFNKITKQQSQILTSWKNSEDPAPGLFSFELDPKQINSFIIQWNRSQQYWTSGPWDENSDKFRWDPEMTLNDVFNYSYVTNENESYFTYSLYDPKRISRCVMYTSGQIQQLTWLETTSPRQWNLFWSKPKVYAFCGPFSTYNEQSLPLCSCLMGFEPESHRDWSLQDYSGGCSRKTTLQCGNATGTEDRFLEMPSMSLPASVEDKHSSIAYAKQCTSICLSNCFCIAYAYSSTAGCSIWTGDLFGLKQLAPDDGDGRTLYIRLAASEFKNPKSHKRSLVIATVSATAGLLTIIFCYFLWKKTWGKGRKYGAGGGKNDAGLPLYRLRRILAATNNFSEANKLGEGGFGPVYKGILPELQEVAIKRLSKKSGQGHEEFMNELKLIAKLQHTNLVRLLGCCIEKEEMILIYEYMPNRSLDKFLFDPLEKTELDWGKRFRIIEGIAQGLLYIHKYSRLKIIHRDLKASNVLLDGSMNPKISDFGMARIFGMNQTEANTNRVVGTYGYMSPEYALYGHFSEKLDVFSFGVLLLEIVSGKKNASFYRFENSRTLAGWAWELWKEGRGMEVIDESAREACEPHEALKCMHVGFLCVQEDPADRPTMSSVFLMLQGNEAASLPLSKEPAFSMHRNHPRAAVGIPAVTSFSNNEITVSIPEGR; the protein is encoded by the exons ATGGAcaccaaaaccaaccaaaagtTTTTGTTGtctgttatttttttatgcctGTATATGAAAACCCATGTTTGCCTTGCAGCTGACACCATCACTGCAAACCAATATCTCTCTGGCGATCAAACCATTGTCTCTGCAGGTGGGGTTTTTGAGCTGGGTTTCTTCAAACCAG TGTTGAAAATATCAGATGGTAATTTACTTCTCTTCAGTAAGTCCAAAGGTTCAGTTTGGTCCACAAGTGCGACCTCCAGCACCACTACCTCAGCCTCAGGTTCTGTAGAAGCAGTTCTTTTAGACAATGGTAACCTTGTCTTAAGAGCTGATGGGTCTAGTGCTAGTACTAAATCAGAGCCTTTATGGCAAAGTTTTGATCATCCAGCCGATACATGGCTACCAGGAAGTAGAATCGGATTCAACAAAATTACCAAACAACAAAGCCAGATTCTCACTTCATGGAAGAATTCAGAGGATCCTGCACCAggtcttttctcttttgagcTTGACCCAAAGCAAATCAACTCATTTATCATACAGTGGAATAGGTCTCAACAGTATTGGACTAGTGGACCATGGGatgaaaattcagataaattcAGGTGGGATCCTGAGATGACGCTTAATGATGTTTTCAATTACAGCTATGTTACAAACGAAAATGAAAGTTATTTTACCTATTCTCTTTATGATCCTAAGAGAATATCTCGATGCGTGATGTATACCTCAGGGCAGATTCAGCAGCTAACATGGTTGGAGACTACCAGCCCCAGGCAATGGAATTTGTTTTGGTCTAAACCAAAGGTTTATGCCTTCTGCGGACCATTCAGTACTTACAATGAGCAATCCTTGCCTTTATGTAGTTGTTTGATGGGGTTTGAGCCAGAGTCACATAGGGATTGGAGTTTGCAGGATTATTCAGGTGGGTGCTCAAGAAAAACCACTCTGCAATGTGGGAATGCTACTGGGACAGAAGACAGGTTTCTAGAAATGCCTAGCATGTCATTGCCTGCCAGTGTTGAAGATAAACACTCTAGTATTGCTTATGCTAAGCAATGTACATCAATCTGCTTAAGTAACTGCTTTTGCATTGCTTATGCTTACAGCAGCACTGCTGGATGTTCAATTTGGACTGGAGATCTATTTGGTCTAAAGCAACTTGCACCAGATGACGGTGATGGAAGGACTTTATATATCAGACTTGCAGCTTCAGAGTTCAAGAATCCCAAAA GTCATAAGCGCTCCCTAGTAATTGCAACAGTCTCAGCAACGGCAGGATTGcttacaataattttttgttatttcttatGGAAGAAGACTTGGGGAAAGGGAAG GAAATATGGTGCTGGAGGTGGAAAGAATGACGCAGGATTACCACTCTATCGTTTAAGGAGAATTTTAGCTGCAACAAACAACTTCTCTGAAGCTAATAAACTGGGAGAGGGAGGATTTGGCCCTGTTTATAAG GGGATTTTGCCTGAACTCCAAGAAGTAGCCATAAAAAGGCTGTCAAAGAAGTCAGGGCAAGGACACGAGGAGTTCATGAATGAGTTGAAGCTTATAGCCAAGCTCCAACACACCAATCTTGTTAGGCTCTTGGGTTGCTGTATTGAAAAGGAGGAAATGATACTGATTTACGAGTACATGCCAAATCGAAGTTTGGAcaaatttttgtttg ATCCGTTGGAAAAAACAGAATTAGATTGGGGTAAACGCTTTAGAATTATAGAAGGTATTGCTCAGGGGCTACTTTATATCCACAAGTACTCTAGACTGAAAATAATTCACAGGGACCTTAAAGCAAGTAATGTTCTTTTGGATGGATCaatgaaccccaaaatctcagaCTTTGGAATGGCAAGGATCTTTGGGATGAACCAAACTGAAGCAAATACCAACAGGGTTGTTGGGACATA CGGCTACATGTCACCCGAGTATGCACTCTATGGCCATTTCTCTGAGAAACTGGATGTATTCAGCTTTGGAGTGTTGCTGTTGGAGATTGTAAGTGGAAAGAAGAATGCTTCTTTTTATCGTTTTGAAAATTCCCGAACTCTTGCGGGATGG GCATGGGAGTTGTGGAAAGAAGGCAGAGGAATGGAGGTGATTGATGAATCAGCAAGGGAAGCATGTGAGCCTCATGAAGCTCTAAAGTGTATGCATGTAGGATTTTTGTGTGTTCAAGAAGATCCAGCTGATCGGCCAACAATGTCTTCTGTTTTTCTTATGCTGCAAGGAAATGAAGCTGCATCACTTCCACTCTCCAAAGAACCTGCTTTTTCAATGCATAGGAACCACCCCCGCGCTGCTGTCGGTATCCCAGCAGTTACCAGTTTCTCCAACAATGAAATCACCGTGAGTATCCCAGAAGGTCGATAG
- the LOC18783376 gene encoding receptor-like serine/threonine-protein kinase SD1-8 isoform X2, with translation MYDIDTSRVDLADLECSGLSTDTITANQYLSGDQTIVSAGGVFELGFFKPGNSSNYYIGIWYKKVSVRTVVWVANREQPISDRFSSVLKISDGNLLLFSKSKGSVWSTSATSSTTTSASGSVEAVLLDNGNLVLRADGSSASTKSEPLWQSFDHPADTWLPGSRIGFNKITKQQSQILTSWKNSEDPAPGLFSFELDPKQINSFIIQWNRSQQYWTSGPWDENSDKFRWDPEMTLNDVFNYSYVTNENESYFTYSLYDPKRISRCVMYTSGQIQQLTWLETTSPRQWNLFWSKPKVYAFCGPFSTYNEQSLPLCSCLMGFEPESHRDWSLQDYSGGCSRKTTLQCGNATGTEDRFLEMPSMSLPASVEDKHSSIAYAKQCTSICLSNCFCIAYAYSSTAGCSIWTGDLFGLKQLAPDDGDGRTLYIRLAASEFKNPKSHKRSLVIATVSATAGLLTIIFCYFLWKKTWGKGRKYGAGGGKNDAGLPLYRLRRILAATNNFSEANKLGEGGFGPVYKGILPELQEVAIKRLSKKSGQGHEEFMNELKLIAKLQHTNLVRLLGCCIEKEEMILIYEYMPNRSLDKFLFDPLEKTELDWGKRFRIIEGIAQGLLYIHKYSRLKIIHRDLKASNVLLDGSMNPKISDFGMARIFGMNQTEANTNRVVGTYGYMSPEYALYGHFSEKLDVFSFGVLLLEIVSGKKNASFYRFENSRTLAGWAWELWKEGRGMEVIDESAREACEPHEALKCMHVGFLCVQEDPADRPTMSSVFLMLQGNEAASLPLSKEPAFSMHRNHPRAAVGIPAVTSFSNNEITVSIPEGR, from the exons ATGTATGACATAGACACTTCACGAGTTGACTTGGCTGACTTGGAATGTTCTGGTTTATCAA CTGACACCATCACTGCAAACCAATATCTCTCTGGCGATCAAACCATTGTCTCTGCAGGTGGGGTTTTTGAGCTGGGTTTCTTCAAACCAGGTAATTCTTCAAACTACTACATAGGCATCTGGTACAAGAAAGTTTCTGTTAGGACTGTAGTGTGGGTGGCAAATAGGGAACAGCCAATCTCTGATAGATTTTCTTCAGTGTTGAAAATATCAGATGGTAATTTACTTCTCTTCAGTAAGTCCAAAGGTTCAGTTTGGTCCACAAGTGCGACCTCCAGCACCACTACCTCAGCCTCAGGTTCTGTAGAAGCAGTTCTTTTAGACAATGGTAACCTTGTCTTAAGAGCTGATGGGTCTAGTGCTAGTACTAAATCAGAGCCTTTATGGCAAAGTTTTGATCATCCAGCCGATACATGGCTACCAGGAAGTAGAATCGGATTCAACAAAATTACCAAACAACAAAGCCAGATTCTCACTTCATGGAAGAATTCAGAGGATCCTGCACCAggtcttttctcttttgagcTTGACCCAAAGCAAATCAACTCATTTATCATACAGTGGAATAGGTCTCAACAGTATTGGACTAGTGGACCATGGGatgaaaattcagataaattcAGGTGGGATCCTGAGATGACGCTTAATGATGTTTTCAATTACAGCTATGTTACAAACGAAAATGAAAGTTATTTTACCTATTCTCTTTATGATCCTAAGAGAATATCTCGATGCGTGATGTATACCTCAGGGCAGATTCAGCAGCTAACATGGTTGGAGACTACCAGCCCCAGGCAATGGAATTTGTTTTGGTCTAAACCAAAGGTTTATGCCTTCTGCGGACCATTCAGTACTTACAATGAGCAATCCTTGCCTTTATGTAGTTGTTTGATGGGGTTTGAGCCAGAGTCACATAGGGATTGGAGTTTGCAGGATTATTCAGGTGGGTGCTCAAGAAAAACCACTCTGCAATGTGGGAATGCTACTGGGACAGAAGACAGGTTTCTAGAAATGCCTAGCATGTCATTGCCTGCCAGTGTTGAAGATAAACACTCTAGTATTGCTTATGCTAAGCAATGTACATCAATCTGCTTAAGTAACTGCTTTTGCATTGCTTATGCTTACAGCAGCACTGCTGGATGTTCAATTTGGACTGGAGATCTATTTGGTCTAAAGCAACTTGCACCAGATGACGGTGATGGAAGGACTTTATATATCAGACTTGCAGCTTCAGAGTTCAAGAATCCCAAAA GTCATAAGCGCTCCCTAGTAATTGCAACAGTCTCAGCAACGGCAGGATTGcttacaataattttttgttatttcttatGGAAGAAGACTTGGGGAAAGGGAAG GAAATATGGTGCTGGAGGTGGAAAGAATGACGCAGGATTACCACTCTATCGTTTAAGGAGAATTTTAGCTGCAACAAACAACTTCTCTGAAGCTAATAAACTGGGAGAGGGAGGATTTGGCCCTGTTTATAAG GGGATTTTGCCTGAACTCCAAGAAGTAGCCATAAAAAGGCTGTCAAAGAAGTCAGGGCAAGGACACGAGGAGTTCATGAATGAGTTGAAGCTTATAGCCAAGCTCCAACACACCAATCTTGTTAGGCTCTTGGGTTGCTGTATTGAAAAGGAGGAAATGATACTGATTTACGAGTACATGCCAAATCGAAGTTTGGAcaaatttttgtttg ATCCGTTGGAAAAAACAGAATTAGATTGGGGTAAACGCTTTAGAATTATAGAAGGTATTGCTCAGGGGCTACTTTATATCCACAAGTACTCTAGACTGAAAATAATTCACAGGGACCTTAAAGCAAGTAATGTTCTTTTGGATGGATCaatgaaccccaaaatctcagaCTTTGGAATGGCAAGGATCTTTGGGATGAACCAAACTGAAGCAAATACCAACAGGGTTGTTGGGACATA CGGCTACATGTCACCCGAGTATGCACTCTATGGCCATTTCTCTGAGAAACTGGATGTATTCAGCTTTGGAGTGTTGCTGTTGGAGATTGTAAGTGGAAAGAAGAATGCTTCTTTTTATCGTTTTGAAAATTCCCGAACTCTTGCGGGATGG GCATGGGAGTTGTGGAAAGAAGGCAGAGGAATGGAGGTGATTGATGAATCAGCAAGGGAAGCATGTGAGCCTCATGAAGCTCTAAAGTGTATGCATGTAGGATTTTTGTGTGTTCAAGAAGATCCAGCTGATCGGCCAACAATGTCTTCTGTTTTTCTTATGCTGCAAGGAAATGAAGCTGCATCACTTCCACTCTCCAAAGAACCTGCTTTTTCAATGCATAGGAACCACCCCCGCGCTGCTGTCGGTATCCCAGCAGTTACCAGTTTCTCCAACAATGAAATCACCGTGAGTATCCCAGAAGGTCGATAG
- the LOC18783376 gene encoding G-type lectin S-receptor-like serine/threonine-protein kinase At4g27290 isoform X1 produces MDTKTNQKFLLSVIFLCLYMKTHVCLAADTITANQYLSGDQTIVSAGGVFELGFFKPGNSSNYYIGIWYKKVSVRTVVWVANREQPISDRFSSVLKISDGNLLLFSKSKGSVWSTSATSSTTTSASGSVEAVLLDNGNLVLRADGSSASTKSEPLWQSFDHPADTWLPGSRIGFNKITKQQSQILTSWKNSEDPAPGLFSFELDPKQINSFIIQWNRSQQYWTSGPWDENSDKFRWDPEMTLNDVFNYSYVTNENESYFTYSLYDPKRISRCVMYTSGQIQQLTWLETTSPRQWNLFWSKPKVYAFCGPFSTYNEQSLPLCSCLMGFEPESHRDWSLQDYSGGCSRKTTLQCGNATGTEDRFLEMPSMSLPASVEDKHSSIAYAKQCTSICLSNCFCIAYAYSSTAGCSIWTGDLFGLKQLAPDDGDGRTLYIRLAASEFKNPKSHKRSLVIATVSATAGLLTIIFCYFLWKKTWGKGRKYGAGGGKNDAGLPLYRLRRILAATNNFSEANKLGEGGFGPVYKGILPELQEVAIKRLSKKSGQGHEEFMNELKLIAKLQHTNLVRLLGCCIEKEEMILIYEYMPNRSLDKFLFDPLEKTELDWGKRFRIIEGIAQGLLYIHKYSRLKIIHRDLKASNVLLDGSMNPKISDFGMARIFGMNQTEANTNRVVGTYGYMSPEYALYGHFSEKLDVFSFGVLLLEIVSGKKNASFYRFENSRTLAGWAWELWKEGRGMEVIDESAREACEPHEALKCMHVGFLCVQEDPADRPTMSSVFLMLQGNEAASLPLSKEPAFSMHRNHPRAAVGIPAVTSFSNNEITVSIPEGR; encoded by the exons ATGGAcaccaaaaccaaccaaaagtTTTTGTTGtctgttatttttttatgcctGTATATGAAAACCCATGTTTGCCTTGCAGCTGACACCATCACTGCAAACCAATATCTCTCTGGCGATCAAACCATTGTCTCTGCAGGTGGGGTTTTTGAGCTGGGTTTCTTCAAACCAGGTAATTCTTCAAACTACTACATAGGCATCTGGTACAAGAAAGTTTCTGTTAGGACTGTAGTGTGGGTGGCAAATAGGGAACAGCCAATCTCTGATAGATTTTCTTCAGTGTTGAAAATATCAGATGGTAATTTACTTCTCTTCAGTAAGTCCAAAGGTTCAGTTTGGTCCACAAGTGCGACCTCCAGCACCACTACCTCAGCCTCAGGTTCTGTAGAAGCAGTTCTTTTAGACAATGGTAACCTTGTCTTAAGAGCTGATGGGTCTAGTGCTAGTACTAAATCAGAGCCTTTATGGCAAAGTTTTGATCATCCAGCCGATACATGGCTACCAGGAAGTAGAATCGGATTCAACAAAATTACCAAACAACAAAGCCAGATTCTCACTTCATGGAAGAATTCAGAGGATCCTGCACCAggtcttttctcttttgagcTTGACCCAAAGCAAATCAACTCATTTATCATACAGTGGAATAGGTCTCAACAGTATTGGACTAGTGGACCATGGGatgaaaattcagataaattcAGGTGGGATCCTGAGATGACGCTTAATGATGTTTTCAATTACAGCTATGTTACAAACGAAAATGAAAGTTATTTTACCTATTCTCTTTATGATCCTAAGAGAATATCTCGATGCGTGATGTATACCTCAGGGCAGATTCAGCAGCTAACATGGTTGGAGACTACCAGCCCCAGGCAATGGAATTTGTTTTGGTCTAAACCAAAGGTTTATGCCTTCTGCGGACCATTCAGTACTTACAATGAGCAATCCTTGCCTTTATGTAGTTGTTTGATGGGGTTTGAGCCAGAGTCACATAGGGATTGGAGTTTGCAGGATTATTCAGGTGGGTGCTCAAGAAAAACCACTCTGCAATGTGGGAATGCTACTGGGACAGAAGACAGGTTTCTAGAAATGCCTAGCATGTCATTGCCTGCCAGTGTTGAAGATAAACACTCTAGTATTGCTTATGCTAAGCAATGTACATCAATCTGCTTAAGTAACTGCTTTTGCATTGCTTATGCTTACAGCAGCACTGCTGGATGTTCAATTTGGACTGGAGATCTATTTGGTCTAAAGCAACTTGCACCAGATGACGGTGATGGAAGGACTTTATATATCAGACTTGCAGCTTCAGAGTTCAAGAATCCCAAAA GTCATAAGCGCTCCCTAGTAATTGCAACAGTCTCAGCAACGGCAGGATTGcttacaataattttttgttatttcttatGGAAGAAGACTTGGGGAAAGGGAAG GAAATATGGTGCTGGAGGTGGAAAGAATGACGCAGGATTACCACTCTATCGTTTAAGGAGAATTTTAGCTGCAACAAACAACTTCTCTGAAGCTAATAAACTGGGAGAGGGAGGATTTGGCCCTGTTTATAAG GGGATTTTGCCTGAACTCCAAGAAGTAGCCATAAAAAGGCTGTCAAAGAAGTCAGGGCAAGGACACGAGGAGTTCATGAATGAGTTGAAGCTTATAGCCAAGCTCCAACACACCAATCTTGTTAGGCTCTTGGGTTGCTGTATTGAAAAGGAGGAAATGATACTGATTTACGAGTACATGCCAAATCGAAGTTTGGAcaaatttttgtttg ATCCGTTGGAAAAAACAGAATTAGATTGGGGTAAACGCTTTAGAATTATAGAAGGTATTGCTCAGGGGCTACTTTATATCCACAAGTACTCTAGACTGAAAATAATTCACAGGGACCTTAAAGCAAGTAATGTTCTTTTGGATGGATCaatgaaccccaaaatctcagaCTTTGGAATGGCAAGGATCTTTGGGATGAACCAAACTGAAGCAAATACCAACAGGGTTGTTGGGACATA CGGCTACATGTCACCCGAGTATGCACTCTATGGCCATTTCTCTGAGAAACTGGATGTATTCAGCTTTGGAGTGTTGCTGTTGGAGATTGTAAGTGGAAAGAAGAATGCTTCTTTTTATCGTTTTGAAAATTCCCGAACTCTTGCGGGATGG GCATGGGAGTTGTGGAAAGAAGGCAGAGGAATGGAGGTGATTGATGAATCAGCAAGGGAAGCATGTGAGCCTCATGAAGCTCTAAAGTGTATGCATGTAGGATTTTTGTGTGTTCAAGAAGATCCAGCTGATCGGCCAACAATGTCTTCTGTTTTTCTTATGCTGCAAGGAAATGAAGCTGCATCACTTCCACTCTCCAAAGAACCTGCTTTTTCAATGCATAGGAACCACCCCCGCGCTGCTGTCGGTATCCCAGCAGTTACCAGTTTCTCCAACAATGAAATCACCGTGAGTATCCCAGAAGGTCGATAG
- the LOC18783376 gene encoding receptor-like serine/threonine-protein kinase SD1-8 isoform X4, translated as MGLVLVLNQSLYGKVLIIQPIHGYQEVESDSTKLPNNKARFSLHGRIQRILHQVFSLLSLTQSKSTHLSYSGIGLNSIGLVDHGMKIQINSGQIQQLTWLETTSPRQWNLFWSKPKVYAFCGPFSTYNEQSLPLCSCLMGFEPESHRDWSLQDYSGGCSRKTTLQCGNATGTEDRFLEMPSMSLPASVEDKHSSIAYAKQCTSICLSNCFCIAYAYSSTAGCSIWTGDLFGLKQLAPDDGDGRTLYIRLAASEFKNPKSHKRSLVIATVSATAGLLTIIFCYFLWKKTWGKGRKYGAGGGKNDAGLPLYRLRRILAATNNFSEANKLGEGGFGPVYKGILPELQEVAIKRLSKKSGQGHEEFMNELKLIAKLQHTNLVRLLGCCIEKEEMILIYEYMPNRSLDKFLFDPLEKTELDWGKRFRIIEGIAQGLLYIHKYSRLKIIHRDLKASNVLLDGSMNPKISDFGMARIFGMNQTEANTNRVVGTYGYMSPEYALYGHFSEKLDVFSFGVLLLEIVSGKKNASFYRFENSRTLAGWAWELWKEGRGMEVIDESAREACEPHEALKCMHVGFLCVQEDPADRPTMSSVFLMLQGNEAASLPLSKEPAFSMHRNHPRAAVGIPAVTSFSNNEITVSIPEGR; from the exons ATGGGTCTAGTGCTAGTACTAAATCAGAGCCTTTATGGCAAAGTTTTGATCATCCAGCCGATACATGGCTACCAGGAAGTAGAATCGGATTCAACAAAATTACCAAACAACAAAGCCAGATTCTCACTTCATGGAAGAATTCAGAGGATCCTGCACCAggtcttttctcttttgagcTTGACCCAAAGCAAATCAACTCATTTATCATACAGTGGAATAGGTCTCAACAGTATTGGACTAGTGGACCATGGGatgaaaattcagataaattcAG GGCAGATTCAGCAGCTAACATGGTTGGAGACTACCAGCCCCAGGCAATGGAATTTGTTTTGGTCTAAACCAAAGGTTTATGCCTTCTGCGGACCATTCAGTACTTACAATGAGCAATCCTTGCCTTTATGTAGTTGTTTGATGGGGTTTGAGCCAGAGTCACATAGGGATTGGAGTTTGCAGGATTATTCAGGTGGGTGCTCAAGAAAAACCACTCTGCAATGTGGGAATGCTACTGGGACAGAAGACAGGTTTCTAGAAATGCCTAGCATGTCATTGCCTGCCAGTGTTGAAGATAAACACTCTAGTATTGCTTATGCTAAGCAATGTACATCAATCTGCTTAAGTAACTGCTTTTGCATTGCTTATGCTTACAGCAGCACTGCTGGATGTTCAATTTGGACTGGAGATCTATTTGGTCTAAAGCAACTTGCACCAGATGACGGTGATGGAAGGACTTTATATATCAGACTTGCAGCTTCAGAGTTCAAGAATCCCAAAA GTCATAAGCGCTCCCTAGTAATTGCAACAGTCTCAGCAACGGCAGGATTGcttacaataattttttgttatttcttatGGAAGAAGACTTGGGGAAAGGGAAG GAAATATGGTGCTGGAGGTGGAAAGAATGACGCAGGATTACCACTCTATCGTTTAAGGAGAATTTTAGCTGCAACAAACAACTTCTCTGAAGCTAATAAACTGGGAGAGGGAGGATTTGGCCCTGTTTATAAG GGGATTTTGCCTGAACTCCAAGAAGTAGCCATAAAAAGGCTGTCAAAGAAGTCAGGGCAAGGACACGAGGAGTTCATGAATGAGTTGAAGCTTATAGCCAAGCTCCAACACACCAATCTTGTTAGGCTCTTGGGTTGCTGTATTGAAAAGGAGGAAATGATACTGATTTACGAGTACATGCCAAATCGAAGTTTGGAcaaatttttgtttg ATCCGTTGGAAAAAACAGAATTAGATTGGGGTAAACGCTTTAGAATTATAGAAGGTATTGCTCAGGGGCTACTTTATATCCACAAGTACTCTAGACTGAAAATAATTCACAGGGACCTTAAAGCAAGTAATGTTCTTTTGGATGGATCaatgaaccccaaaatctcagaCTTTGGAATGGCAAGGATCTTTGGGATGAACCAAACTGAAGCAAATACCAACAGGGTTGTTGGGACATA CGGCTACATGTCACCCGAGTATGCACTCTATGGCCATTTCTCTGAGAAACTGGATGTATTCAGCTTTGGAGTGTTGCTGTTGGAGATTGTAAGTGGAAAGAAGAATGCTTCTTTTTATCGTTTTGAAAATTCCCGAACTCTTGCGGGATGG GCATGGGAGTTGTGGAAAGAAGGCAGAGGAATGGAGGTGATTGATGAATCAGCAAGGGAAGCATGTGAGCCTCATGAAGCTCTAAAGTGTATGCATGTAGGATTTTTGTGTGTTCAAGAAGATCCAGCTGATCGGCCAACAATGTCTTCTGTTTTTCTTATGCTGCAAGGAAATGAAGCTGCATCACTTCCACTCTCCAAAGAACCTGCTTTTTCAATGCATAGGAACCACCCCCGCGCTGCTGTCGGTATCCCAGCAGTTACCAGTTTCTCCAACAATGAAATCACCGTGAGTATCCCAGAAGGTCGATAG